One Bradysia coprophila strain Holo2 chromosome IV unlocalized genomic scaffold, BU_Bcop_v1 contig_144, whole genome shotgun sequence DNA window includes the following coding sequences:
- the LOC119071333 gene encoding peptidyl-prolyl cis-trans isomerase FKBP2-like produces the protein MKYSIIVICWIAFLCANGANGGRIDVKQPPQLKVEITHQVECYKKSKYGDLLHIHYKGYLANGTEFDNTYKRGHMVIFTIGANNVIKGWDQGLLGMCQGEKRRLVVPPELAYGDEGFSTLVPPGETLTFDCELLHINLRDEL, from the exons ATGAAATATTCAATAATCGTAATTTGTTGGATAGCCTTTCTTTGTGCGAATGGCGCGAATGGAGGAAGGATTGATGTAAAACAACCGCCACAACTGAAAGTGGAAATAACGCATCAAGTGGAGTGTTACAAAAAAAGCAAATATGGAGATTTATTGCACATCCACTATAAg GGATACTTGGCTAATGGAACTGAATTCGACAACACCTACAAACGCGGTCATATGGTTATATTTACTATTGGAGCCAATAAT GTCATCAAGGGCTGGGATCAAGGACTGTTAGGAATGTGCCAAGGTGAAAAACGCCGGCTAGTTGTTCCTCCAGAACTGGCATACGGAGATGAAGGCTTTAGTACATTAGTTCCACCTGGTGAAACGTTAACATTTGATTGTGAACTACTACACATCAACCTAAGAGACGAACTCTga
- the LOC119071312 gene encoding glutathione S-transferase-like codes for MAFPSENPKFKLSYFNVKALAEPIRLLFAYGGVDYEDIRVSQEEWAVLKPTMPMGQMPVLEVDGQRVHQSVSMARYVAKRVNLSGANDWENLLIDTAVDTVNDFRAKIATVQYEPDEAVKEKKRVTLNAETIPFYLTKLDAIAKENNGHLALGKLTWADFYLTGIIDYLNYMVKFDLLAAYPNLKAVVENVNALDAVKAWVAKRPVTDL; via the exons ATGGCTTTCCCATCGGAAaatccaaaattcaaattaagcTACTTCAATGTGAAAGCGTTAGCTGAACCAATCCGTCTATTGTTTGCATATGGTGGTGTCGATTATGAGGATATTCGAGTAAGCCAAGAAGAATGGGCAGTGCTTAAGCCAA CCATGCCAATGGGTCAAATGCCTGTTCTTGAAGTCGATGGACAACGCGTACATCAAAGCGTATCGATGGCGCGGTACGTTGCTAAACGAGTTAATTTGTCCGGAGCTAATGATTGGGAAAATTTACTGATTGACACAGCTGTGGACACTGTAAATGATTTCAGAGCGA AAATAGCAACCGTTCAATATGAACCGGATGAAGCAGTtaaggaaaagaaaagagtTACATTGAATGCAGAAACCATTCCATTTTACTTGACGAAATTAGATGCCATTGCTAAGGAAAATAATGGTCATTTGGCTCTTGGAAAG TTGACATGGGCTGACTTCTATCTTACCGGCATTATTGATTATCTCAACTACATGGTTAAGTTCGATCTACTCGCCGCGTATCCGAATTTAAAAGCAGTTGTCGAGAACGTCAATGCTTTGGATGCTGTTAAAGCGTGGGTTGCCAAACGACCGGTTACAGACTTGTAA
- the LOC119071289 gene encoding uncharacterized protein LOC119071289, with protein MNKSNRNVIIFGESGSGKSSLVNLLLGQERANVSDKAVGCTFNFQEYATPNFNVYDTVGLSEGMSGTVRPDLAIKELMHLLQSLHHGVALLIFVIQKGRIKKSLNKNYNLFVDGLCMKNVPVVLVITHCEMETVPGTWWNENQQHFERYGMTFRAVVSGSALQPKSAPEMMRPVVEDLNNKTVVELLNVINSSMLVTPWQFAGGWFNWFYAIAKKIACMMGKVVNAHYHYAAEVHKQHLAEFFKSHGYSSAEADEMIQHFKADSTPESDDDESEEVVT; from the exons ATGAATAAAAGTAACAGAAACGTTATTATTTTCGGCGAATCTG GAAGTGGAAAGAGTTCTCTTGTGAATCTTTTACTTGGACAAGAGAGAGCCAATGTCTCAGACAAAGCTGTCGGCTGTAcgttcaattttcaagaataCGCGACTCCAAATTTCAATGTGTACGATACTGTTGGTCTCTCTGAAGGAA TGAGCGGAACAGTGAGACCAGATTTGGCAATCAAAGAATTGATGCATTTGCTTCAAAGCTTACACCATGGCGTAGCTCTGTTGATCTTTGTTATACAAAAGGGAAGAATCAAGAAaagtttgaacaaaaattacaaccTATTCGTCGACggactttgtatgaaaaatgttccgGTTGTTCTTGTCATTACCCACTGCGAAATGGAAACGGTACCAGGAACTTGGTGGAATGAGAACCAACAACATTTCGAGCGATACGG AATGACATTCAGAGCCGTTGTATCGGGTTCCGCATTGCAACCGAAATCTGCACCCGAAATGATGCGTCCGGTGGTTGAagatttaaataacaaaactgTCGTTGAACTTCTAAATGTAATCAATTCAAGTATGTTGGTTACGCCTTGGCAATTTGCAGGCGGATGGTTTAACTGGTTCTATGCTATTGCTAAGAAGATTGCTTGTATGATGGGGAAAGTTGTGAACGCACATTATCATTACGCTGCCGAAGTCCACAAACAACATTTGgctgaattttttaaatcgcaCGGCTATAGTTCTGCTGAGGCTGATGAAATGATCCAGCATTTTAAGGCTGATTCGACTCCTGAATCGGATGATGATGAAAGTGAAGAAGTTGTCACTTGA
- the LOC119071320 gene encoding uncharacterized protein y4hQ-like, with product MAASTDEQTIFELKVALKYTKPPIWRRIQVPANCSFFDLHVAIQDLFQWSDEHLHKFEMVKPKRDVFAMLMSGDFELDEYIGIPDRSMEHDFNIIPEKETKIRDQFALDEANKNKCVYTYDFGSEWRHDILLERIVPAVPNVLYPRCIAGRRQSPPEYPSDDWPYPNEPPFSPGDIKFRDPQVVWIDYPYKCF from the exons ATGGCTGCATCTACGGATGAACagacaattttcgaattgaaagTTGCCTTAAAATACACCAAGCCGCCAATATGGCGTCGAATACAAGTGCCGGCAAATTGTTCCTTCTTCGATTTGCATGTGGCAATTcaagatttatttcaatggtCGGATGAACATTTGCACAAATTTGAAATGGTCAAACCCAAACGTGACGTGTTCGCAATGCTAATGTCTGGTGATTTTGAACTTGATGAGTATATTGGCATTCCGGATCGATCAATGGAACATGACTTCAACATTATTCCCGAAAAGGAAACCAAAATTCGTGATCAATTCGCTCTAGACGAAGCCAACAAGAACAAGTGTGTTTACACCTACGATTTTGGATCTGAATGG CGACACGATATTCTCTTGGAACGTATAGTGCCGGCTGTTCCAAATGTTTTGTATCCAAGATGTATCGCgg GTCGACGACAATCGCCACCGGAATATCCTTCGGATGACTGGCCATACCCCAATGAACCACCGTTCTCTCCAGGCGATATAAAATTTCGAGATCCGCAAGTTGTGTGGATCGATTATCCGTACAAATGCTTCTGA